Proteins encoded in a region of the Ursus arctos isolate Adak ecotype North America unplaced genomic scaffold, UrsArc2.0 scaffold_2, whole genome shotgun sequence genome:
- the PAPOLB gene encoding poly(A) polymerase beta: MMPFPVTTPGSQQTPPPPKHYGISSPISLAPPKETDCILTQKLIETLKPFGVFEEEEELQRRILILEKLNNLVKEWIREISASKSLPQAVIENVGGKIFTFGSYRLGVHTKGADIDALCVAPRHVDRSDFFTSFYDKLKLHEEVKDLRAVEEAFVPVIKLCFDGIEIDILFARLALQTIPEDLDLRDDSLLKNLDIRCIRSLNGCRVTDEILHLVPNIDNFRLTLRAIKLWAKCHNIYSNILGFLGGVSWAMLVARTCQLYPNAIASTLVRKFFLVFSEWEWPNPVLLKEPEERNLNLPVWDPRVNPSDRYHLMPIITPAYPQQNSTYNVSVSTRMVMIEEFKQGLAITHEILLSKAEWSKLFEAPSFFQKYKHYIVLLASAPTEKQHLEWVGLVESKIRILVGSLEKNEFITLAHVNPQSFPAPKENPDKEEFRTMWMIGLVLKKPENSDVLSIDLTYDIQSFTDTVYRQAINSKMFEMDMKIAAMHLRRKELHQLLPNHVLQKRKTHSTEGVTLTALSDSSLDLSVDAEDSMSVPSPASTVKTGPVTGSSQGRNSPAPTAMAASVTAVQVTEVSLQQVNPSESLGGALSESLPQTAAQPALLPPPKATVARVVSSTHLVNHPPRPSGSTATNIANPIVGV, from the coding sequence ATGATGCCGTTTCCGGTGacaaccccgggatcacaacaGACGCCGCCGCCGCCCAAGCACTATGGCATCTCCTCCCCCATCAGCCTAGCACCCCCCAAGGAGACTGACTGCATACTTACCCAGAAGTTAATTGAAACCCTGAAGCCCTTTGGGGTttttgaagaggaagaggaactgCAGCGCAggattttaattttggaaaaattaaataatctggtAAAGGAATGGATACGAGAAATCAGTGCAAGCAAGAGCCTTCCACAAGCTGTAATTGAAAATGTTGGAGGGAAAATCTTTACATTTGGCTCTTACAGATTAGGAGTACATACGAAAGGTGCTGATATTGATGCGTTGTGCGTTGCGCCGAGACATGTTGATCGAAGCGACTTTTTCACCTCGTTCTATGACAAATTGAAACTACACGAAGAAGTAAAAGATTTAAGGGCTGTTGAGGAGGCATTTGTACCAGTTATTAAACTGTGTTTTGATGGTATAGAGATTGATATTTTGTTTGCAAGATTGGCACTGCAGACTATTCCAGAAGATTTGGACCTAAGAGATGACAGTCTGCTTAAAAATTTAGATATTAGATGCATAAGAAGCCTAAACGGTTGCCGGGTGACAGATGAAATTTTACATCTAGTACCAAACATTGACAACTTCAGGTTAACTCTGAGAGCCATCAAACTATGGGCTAAATGCCACAATATCTATTCCAATATATTAGGCTTCCTAGGAGGTGTTTCCTGGGCGATGCTAGTAGCAAGAACTTGCCAGCTCTACCCAAATGCAATAGCATCAACTCTTGTACGTAAGTTTTTCTTGGTATTTTCCGAATGGGAATGGCCAAATCCAGTGCTACTGAAAGAGCCTGAAGAGCGGAATCTTAATTTGCCCGTATGGGACCCAAGAGTAAATCCCAGTGATAGGTACCATCTTATGCCCATAATCACACCAGCGTACCCACAGCAGAACTCCACATACAATGTGTCTGTTTCAACAAGGATGGTCATGATTGAGGAGTTTAAACAAGGGCTTGCTATCACACATGAAATTTTGCTGAGTAAGGCAGAGTGGTCCAAACTTTTTGAAGCTCCAAGCTTCTTTCAAAAGTACAAGCATTATATCGTACTTCTAGCAAGTGCACCAACAGAAAAACAACATCTAGAATGGGTGGGCTTGGTGGAATCAAAAATCCGAATCCTGGTTGGAAGCTTGGAGAAGAATGAATTTATTACTCTGGCGCATGTGAATCCTCAGTCATTTCCAGCACCTAAAGAAAATCCTGACAAGGAAGAATTTCGTACGATGTGGATGATTGGGTTAGTGTTAAAAAAGCCAGAAAACTCTGACGTTCTCAGTATTGATCTCACCTATGATATCCAGTCTTTCACAGATACGGTTTACAGGCAAGCAATAAATAGCAAGATGTTTGAGATGGATATGAAAATTGCTGCAATGCATTTAAGAAGAAAGGAACTTCATCAACTATTGCCTAATCACGTGCTTCAGAAGCGGAAAACACATTCAACGGAAGGTGTCACTTTAACAGCTTTGAGTGACAGCAGCCTTGACTTGTCTGTGGACGCTGAGGACAGCATGTCTGTGCCTTCACCTGCTAGCACTGTGAAGACCGGCCCAGTGACTGGCAGCTCTCAGGGCAGAAATAGTCCTGCTCCCACTGCAATGGCAGCATCAGTGACCGCCGTACAAGTGACTGAGGTTTCCTTGCAACAAGTGAATCCCAGTGAAAGCTTAGGGGGTGCATTGAGCGAAAGCCTTCCTCAGACTGCCGCACAGCCAGCCCTTCTTCCACCACCAAAGGCCACAGTTGCCAGAGTTGTTTCTTCAACACATCTGGTAAACCATCCACCCAGGCCTTCAGGGAGCACTGCAACAAACATAGCGAATCCTATAGTGGGAGTCTAG